The following are encoded in a window of Polynucleobacter sp. AP-Kolm-20A-A1 genomic DNA:
- a CDS encoding SDR family oxidoreductase, which yields MTEGRKKLLLFGGSGQIAQEVAAKFGDKNWDVCTVARTPSIAHPSAIIWDVMAGNNLPGSLGLRAPFDAVCWAQGANLNDSIYEFNKTSHQILYEANVLFILESLSQLLRAEVLVESAKLCIVSSIWQEISRQNKLSYAISKSALRGLVLSLANDLAEDGYLVNAVLPGALDTPMTRSNLSEQQIRSIEGATKFNKLATLGDVASTIFFLCSEENSGVTGQFLKVDLGFSDVRNI from the coding sequence ATGACTGAGGGTCGTAAGAAATTACTTTTGTTTGGCGGATCTGGTCAGATTGCCCAGGAAGTTGCTGCTAAATTTGGTGATAAGAATTGGGATGTTTGTACGGTGGCGCGGACTCCAAGTATTGCCCATCCTAGCGCAATCATCTGGGATGTTATGGCTGGAAATAATCTTCCAGGCAGTCTAGGGTTGAGAGCCCCGTTTGATGCAGTCTGCTGGGCACAGGGCGCCAATTTAAATGACAGCATTTATGAGTTTAATAAAACCAGTCATCAAATACTTTACGAGGCAAATGTACTTTTTATTCTGGAGTCTTTGAGTCAACTGTTGAGGGCTGAAGTATTGGTGGAGTCGGCGAAACTTTGTATTGTTAGTTCAATTTGGCAAGAAATTTCCAGGCAAAACAAGTTGAGCTATGCAATCTCTAAATCGGCATTAAGAGGCTTAGTTTTATCCTTAGCCAATGATTTGGCTGAGGATGGTTATTTGGTGAATGCAGTTTTGCCGGGCGCCTTAGATACCCCAATGACTCGTAGCAACTTGTCAGAGCAGCAAATACGCTCAATTGAAGGCGCTACAAAGTTTAATAAATTAGCCACACTGGGAGATGTTGCCTCCACTATATTTTTTCTATGTTCAGAAGAAAACAGTGGAGTTACTGGACAGTTTTTAAAAGTAGATTTAGGGTTTTCCGATGTCCGTAATATTTAA
- the rfbG gene encoding CDP-glucose 4,6-dehydratase — MEDVGVSVLNPRALKGAAVDPSFWMGKRVFLTGHTGFKGGWLALWLASIGAKVTGYALTPNTNPNFYEVAKVAGDLEQSHIADIRDLDRLKQTMAEARPEIVIHMAAQPLVRYSYLNPVETYATNVMGTVHILESIRNLDCVRAVVVVTTDKCYENKEWSWGYRENEPMGGHDPYSNSKGCAELVTSAYRQSYFSPEKYAQHQVAIASARAGNVIGGGDWSEDRLIPDAIKAFETQQSLMIRNPLATRPWQHVLEPLSGYLILAQALYQEGAKFDGGWNFGPRDEDARAVQEVIDLLIKNWPSAASWTQDQSEQPHEAHSLKLDCSKARQYLNWVPRWNLEQAIKNITQWHEAQHQKSNMHEMSLMQIAAYQNS, encoded by the coding sequence ATGGAAGATGTGGGCGTAAGCGTGCTTAATCCACGCGCATTGAAAGGCGCAGCTGTTGATCCATCTTTTTGGATGGGGAAACGTGTATTTTTAACAGGACATACTGGATTTAAAGGAGGGTGGCTTGCGCTATGGCTTGCCTCCATAGGGGCCAAAGTCACTGGTTACGCGTTGACTCCAAATACTAACCCTAATTTTTACGAGGTTGCTAAAGTTGCGGGCGATCTCGAACAATCTCATATTGCTGATATTCGTGATTTAGATAGGCTAAAACAAACAATGGCTGAAGCTAGGCCAGAGATTGTCATTCATATGGCAGCACAACCTCTGGTTCGCTACTCGTATTTAAATCCAGTGGAAACTTATGCCACCAATGTCATGGGAACGGTTCATATCCTTGAATCTATCCGAAATTTAGATTGTGTGCGCGCTGTAGTAGTGGTAACTACAGACAAGTGTTACGAAAATAAAGAATGGTCATGGGGCTATCGCGAAAATGAGCCAATGGGTGGACATGATCCCTACAGCAACAGCAAAGGCTGCGCTGAGTTAGTTACCAGCGCTTATCGCCAATCATATTTTTCTCCGGAAAAATACGCTCAACATCAGGTGGCCATCGCTTCAGCACGTGCTGGCAATGTTATCGGCGGAGGTGATTGGTCTGAGGATCGTTTAATTCCAGATGCAATTAAAGCTTTTGAGACGCAACAATCCTTGATGATTCGCAACCCTTTAGCTACTCGTCCTTGGCAGCATGTCTTAGAGCCATTATCTGGTTATTTGATATTGGCTCAGGCGCTTTATCAAGAGGGAGCCAAGTTTGATGGGGGCTGGAATTTTGGCCCGCGCGACGAGGATGCTAGGGCGGTCCAAGAAGTTATTGATTTATTGATTAAAAATTGGCCATCAGCAGCCAGTTGGACTCAAGATCAAAGCGAGCAGCCTCATGAGGCACATTCTCTAAAGCTTGATTGTTCAAAAGCGCGCCAATATCTCAATTGGGTGCCGAGATGGAATTTAGAGCAGGCAATCAAAAATATTACACAGTGGCATGAAGCACAGCATCAGAAAAGCAATATGCATGAGATGAGCTTAATGCAAATTGCCGCTTATCAAAACTCTTAA
- a CDS encoding mannose-1-phosphate guanylyltransferase/mannose-6-phosphate isomerase, whose translation MSDITLKPSISSDRTVIPVILCGGSGTRLWPLSRAGFPKQFLVLSGGDSKQSLFQQAIARIHTLADSRATLGPTLIVTNEEHRFLALDQLRELGELNTTLLLEPSGRNTAPALTLAALQAQEFGGDPILVVTPADQTIQNGAAFTAALSQAVSIASEGAIAILGITPNAPETGYGYIKAKEQTSQAAGSFVVERFVEKPSAEIARQYLEEGNYFWNGGMFVLKASVWLSALKEFRPDILAATQKSWDDKSRDASGDAVFVRPNQDAFNAIPSESVDYAVIEKCPGSAFAIKMVELNAGWNDLGAWDAVWQVGKQDSNGNVTSGDTLLTNSKNSLVHASGRLVSAVGIENLIIVETADAVLVADRKNSQDVKNIVTQLEAQKREEKNLHRKVSRPWGWYDSVDEGERFKVKRIQVKPGASLSLQMHHHRAEHWIVVKGVAEITNGDKVLTLMENQSTYIPQGQTHRLANPGTEPLEIIEVQSGSYLGEDDIVRFEDSYGRN comes from the coding sequence GTGAGTGATATTACGCTAAAGCCTTCAATTTCCTCTGATCGTACGGTAATCCCCGTCATTCTTTGCGGTGGATCGGGTACGCGTCTTTGGCCACTTTCTAGGGCGGGTTTTCCGAAGCAGTTCTTGGTTTTATCTGGCGGAGACTCTAAACAGAGTCTTTTCCAGCAAGCAATTGCGCGCATTCATACATTAGCGGATTCTAGGGCGACTCTTGGCCCTACCTTAATTGTGACCAATGAAGAGCATCGATTTTTGGCGCTCGATCAATTGCGTGAGTTGGGTGAGCTCAATACTACATTGTTGCTCGAGCCTTCCGGGCGAAATACAGCGCCAGCATTAACCTTGGCGGCACTTCAAGCACAAGAGTTTGGCGGCGACCCAATTTTGGTAGTCACTCCAGCAGATCAAACTATTCAAAACGGCGCTGCATTTACAGCGGCCTTATCGCAAGCTGTCTCCATTGCTAGTGAGGGTGCCATTGCTATTTTGGGCATCACTCCAAATGCGCCTGAGACTGGTTATGGATATATCAAGGCAAAAGAACAAACATCCCAAGCTGCAGGCAGTTTTGTGGTGGAGCGCTTTGTTGAAAAGCCAAGCGCAGAAATTGCTAGGCAATATTTAGAGGAGGGTAACTACTTTTGGAACGGCGGAATGTTCGTTTTAAAAGCGAGTGTTTGGTTATCTGCTTTGAAGGAATTTCGCCCAGATATCTTGGCGGCAACCCAAAAATCTTGGGATGATAAATCAAGGGATGCGTCTGGAGATGCTGTATTCGTGCGCCCCAATCAAGATGCTTTTAATGCCATTCCAAGCGAGTCGGTGGACTATGCTGTGATCGAAAAATGTCCTGGTTCTGCATTTGCAATCAAGATGGTAGAGCTTAATGCCGGCTGGAATGACCTGGGTGCTTGGGATGCGGTGTGGCAAGTAGGCAAGCAAGATTCAAATGGAAATGTCACTAGCGGTGATACTCTTCTTACGAATTCTAAGAATTCATTGGTGCATGCAAGTGGTCGTTTGGTAAGTGCTGTTGGGATTGAAAATCTCATCATTGTTGAGACTGCTGATGCGGTACTTGTCGCTGATAGAAAAAATAGTCAAGATGTAAAAAATATTGTCACCCAATTAGAGGCCCAAAAGCGCGAAGAGAAAAATCTGCACCGTAAGGTATCTCGTCCCTGGGGTTGGTATGACAGTGTTGATGAGGGTGAGCGATTCAAAGTAAAGCGTATTCAGGTTAAGCCTGGTGCCTCCTTGTCATTGCAAATGCATCATCATCGTGCCGAACATTGGATTGTGGTTAAAGGGGTTGCGGAAATCACCAATGGCGATAAAGTTCTCACATTGATGGAAAATCAAAGTACGTATATTCCGCAAGGGCAGACGCATCGTCTTGCTAACCCAGGTACAGAGCCTTTAGAAATCATTGAGGTGCAATCGGGAAGCTATCTAGGCGAGGATGATATTGTTCGCTTTGAGGATAGCTACGGCAGGAATTAA
- the gmd gene encoding GDP-mannose 4,6-dehydratase, with protein sequence MSKQKVALITGITGQDGSYLAEFLLEKGYIVHGIKRRASSFNTERIDHIYQDPHINHPDLILHYGDLTDTSNLVRIIKECQPDEIYNLGAQSHVAVSFESPEYTADVDAIGPLRILEAIRILGLEKKSRFYQASTSELYGLVQEIPQKETTPFYPRSPYAVAKMYAYWITVNYREAYGMYACNGILFNHESKRRGETFVTRKVTRGLANIAQGLEKCLYMGNIDALRDWGHAKDYVRMQWLMLQQEQPDDFVIATGVQFTVREFIIRSAKQLGITLKFEGKAENEKAIVASIEGDKAPALKVGDVVVQIDPRYYRPTEVETLLGDPAKAKAKLGWVPEITLDEMIVEMVASDLEKARQHALLAKHGYSVSVGKEN encoded by the coding sequence ATGAGCAAGCAAAAAGTTGCCTTAATCACCGGAATTACTGGTCAAGATGGATCTTATTTGGCTGAATTCTTATTAGAAAAAGGTTATATTGTTCACGGCATCAAGCGTCGTGCATCCTCTTTTAATACCGAGCGTATTGATCATATCTACCAAGACCCTCATATTAATCACCCGGATTTGATTTTGCACTATGGTGATTTAACTGATACTAGTAATTTAGTGCGCATCATTAAAGAGTGTCAGCCTGATGAGATTTACAACTTGGGTGCGCAGTCCCATGTAGCAGTCTCTTTTGAATCTCCTGAATACACTGCAGACGTAGATGCCATTGGTCCCTTACGTATCTTAGAAGCAATTCGTATCCTTGGCTTGGAAAAGAAATCTCGTTTTTACCAGGCTTCGACTTCTGAGCTCTATGGTTTAGTGCAAGAGATTCCGCAAAAAGAAACCACTCCGTTTTACCCAAGAAGTCCTTATGCAGTCGCAAAAATGTATGCCTACTGGATTACCGTGAACTATCGTGAAGCTTATGGCATGTATGCCTGTAATGGCATCTTGTTTAACCATGAGTCCAAGCGCCGCGGCGAAACTTTTGTGACTCGCAAAGTAACACGTGGCTTGGCAAATATTGCTCAAGGTCTAGAGAAGTGTTTGTACATGGGCAATATTGATGCCTTGCGCGACTGGGGTCATGCAAAAGACTATGTGCGTATGCAATGGTTGATGCTCCAACAAGAGCAACCCGATGATTTTGTGATTGCGACTGGCGTGCAATTTACAGTGCGTGAATTTATTATCCGTAGCGCCAAGCAACTTGGCATTACGCTCAAGTTTGAAGGCAAGGCAGAAAATGAGAAAGCAATTGTTGCCTCTATTGAGGGCGACAAAGCTCCCGCATTAAAAGTAGGTGATGTGGTTGTGCAAATTGATCCACGCTACTACCGTCCGACTGAAGTAGAAACTCTTTTGGGCGATCCTGCTAAGGCCAAAGCCAAACTCGGTTGGGTCCCAGAAATCACTCTAGATGAAATGATTGTGGAGATGGTTGCTAGCGATCTGGAAAAGGCTAGGCAGCATGCTTTATTGGCTAAACACGGCTATTCCGTTTCGGTTGGTAAAGAAAATTAA
- the rfbF gene encoding glucose-1-phosphate cytidylyltransferase, whose amino-acid sequence MKAVILAGGLGTRIAEETSSRPKPMVEVGGKPILWHIMKMYSAHGVNEFVICCGYKGYMIKEYFANYFLHMSDVTFDMANNNVMQIHQQYAEPWKITLIDTGENTLTGGRLKRVRQYLGSEDFCFTYGDGVGDVDLTKLIAFHKAHGKQATVTAVQPPGRFGALDMDGTSVKSFIEKPHGDGMYINGGFFVLSPKVIDLIEDDSTIWERKPLESLATSGQLQAFTHNGFWQPMDTLRDKQHLEELWSGGKAPWKMWA is encoded by the coding sequence ATGAAGGCTGTAATATTAGCTGGGGGTCTTGGAACCCGTATTGCAGAAGAAACATCTTCTCGTCCTAAGCCAATGGTGGAGGTAGGGGGTAAGCCTATTTTATGGCACATCATGAAGATGTATTCGGCCCACGGTGTTAATGAGTTCGTCATCTGCTGTGGTTATAAGGGCTACATGATCAAGGAGTATTTTGCGAACTACTTCTTGCATATGTCGGACGTTACCTTTGATATGGCAAATAATAATGTCATGCAAATTCACCAGCAGTACGCTGAACCATGGAAAATCACCTTAATTGATACCGGCGAAAACACCTTAACTGGTGGTCGGCTTAAGCGTGTACGCCAATATCTTGGTAGTGAGGATTTTTGCTTTACCTACGGCGATGGTGTAGGTGACGTAGATCTTACTAAGCTTATTGCCTTTCATAAGGCGCATGGTAAACAAGCTACAGTTACCGCAGTTCAGCCTCCAGGTCGATTTGGAGCGCTGGACATGGATGGCACTTCAGTGAAAAGCTTTATAGAAAAACCCCATGGCGATGGCATGTACATTAATGGCGGATTTTTTGTACTATCACCTAAGGTAATTGATTTAATAGAAGATGACAGCACAATCTGGGAGCGTAAGCCCTTGGAATCATTGGCAACCTCTGGTCAGTTGCAAGCCTTTACTCACAATGGCTTTTGGCAGCCTATGGATACATTGCGCGACAAGCAACATCTTGAAGAGTTGTGGTCAGGCGGTAAAGCGCCATGGAAGATGTGGGCGTAA
- the rfbH gene encoding lipopolysaccharide biosynthesis protein RfbH, translated as MTETSISVDQFAKDKIRKQILELVKEYSALEFAPKKFIPGQTAVPPSGKLIDSRELENMVEASLDGWLTTGRFNDLFEKKLAEFIGVKHLITVNSGSSANLVAFSTLTSSKLGDRAIKKGDEVIGVAAGFPTTVNPIVQFGAVPVFVDVDPITHNIDASKIEAAISPKTKAIMLAHSLGNPFNLDVVTAICKKHSLWLVEDCCDALGTTYKGKMVGTFGDIGTLSFYPAHHITMGEGGAVFTNNYELKQIAESFRDWGRDCYCPPGKDNTCGKRFAWQLGDLPFGYDHKYTYSHLGYNLKITDMQAACALAQLEKAPAFIQARKDNFKFLKERLATCEEFLQLPQATEDSDPSWFGFPITLKEGCPVSRVDLTTYLDQNKIGTRLLFAGNLVRQPYMKDAQYRISGELKNTDNVMNNTFWIGVQPALTKEMLEYAATQIEAFLGVNF; from the coding sequence ATGACCGAAACCTCTATCTCAGTTGATCAGTTCGCAAAAGACAAAATTCGCAAGCAAATTTTGGAATTGGTCAAAGAGTATTCCGCTTTAGAATTTGCACCCAAAAAATTTATACCAGGGCAAACGGCCGTACCTCCGTCGGGTAAGTTGATAGATTCTAGAGAGTTGGAAAATATGGTCGAGGCATCTTTGGATGGATGGCTTACCACTGGCCGCTTTAATGACCTATTTGAAAAAAAGCTTGCTGAATTTATTGGGGTAAAACATCTCATCACTGTGAATTCAGGCTCCTCTGCAAATTTAGTGGCCTTCTCGACATTGACATCTTCTAAGTTGGGCGATCGCGCCATTAAAAAGGGCGACGAAGTAATTGGCGTTGCTGCTGGCTTTCCAACTACGGTAAATCCGATTGTGCAGTTTGGTGCAGTGCCTGTTTTTGTGGATGTGGATCCAATCACTCACAATATTGATGCCTCTAAAATTGAAGCGGCAATTAGCCCAAAAACCAAGGCAATTATGTTGGCCCACTCTTTGGGTAATCCGTTTAACTTAGACGTTGTTACAGCAATCTGCAAGAAGCACAGCCTTTGGTTGGTTGAGGATTGCTGTGATGCTCTGGGTACGACATACAAAGGAAAGATGGTTGGTACCTTTGGCGATATTGGTACGCTGAGTTTTTATCCGGCCCACCACATTACTATGGGTGAGGGCGGAGCAGTATTTACAAATAATTACGAGCTTAAGCAAATTGCAGAAAGTTTTAGGGACTGGGGCCGTGATTGTTATTGCCCCCCAGGAAAAGACAATACATGCGGCAAACGTTTTGCCTGGCAGTTGGGCGACTTGCCTTTTGGATACGATCATAAATATACATATAGTCACTTGGGGTACAACCTAAAGATTACTGATATGCAGGCAGCCTGCGCTCTCGCTCAGCTAGAAAAAGCGCCTGCATTTATTCAGGCACGAAAAGATAACTTTAAGTTTTTAAAAGAGCGACTCGCCACTTGTGAAGAGTTTTTACAATTACCTCAGGCAACAGAAGACTCAGACCCCTCTTGGTTTGGTTTTCCAATCACATTAAAAGAAGGTTGTCCTGTATCTCGCGTGGATCTCACAACCTATTTGGATCAAAATAAGATTGGAACAAGATTGCTATTTGCTGGTAACTTAGTTCGCCAGCCATATATGAAGGATGCGCAGTACCGCATTAGTGGCGAACTTAAGAATACCGATAATGTAATGAATAATACTTTTTGGATTGGTGTGCAGCCAGCTTTGACTAAAGAAATGTTGGAATACGCTGCCACTCAAATTGAAGCATTCCTGGGCGTTAATTTTTAA
- a CDS encoding GDP-L-fucose synthase has translation MNSVPLDLNQKVYVAGHRGMVGSAIVRNLQAMGYPNIVTRTHAELDLCNQAAVQAFFAQERPDQVYLAAAKVGGIFANNTFPAEFIYDNLMVQNNVIHQAFVHGVKKLLFLGSSCIYPKLAPQPMGEDALLTGKLEPTNEPYAVAKIAGIKMCESYNRQYGESHGVDYRSVMPTNLYGPGDNYHPENSHVIPALIRRFHEAKISNAPEVMIWGTGTPRREFLYVDDMAAASIFVMNLDKAIYDQHTSPMQSHINVGFGSDVTIDQVAQAISKAVGYQGKISFDPTKPDGAPRKWMNSSRLNQLGWSAKMSLDEGLTRAYEAFISL, from the coding sequence ATGAATTCTGTGCCACTCGATTTAAATCAAAAGGTATATGTAGCGGGCCATCGCGGTATGGTGGGTTCGGCTATTGTGCGCAATCTTCAGGCGATGGGCTATCCCAATATTGTGACTCGCACGCATGCAGAGTTAGATTTGTGCAATCAAGCTGCAGTGCAAGCATTCTTTGCTCAAGAAAGACCTGATCAAGTCTATTTGGCTGCTGCCAAAGTTGGGGGTATTTTTGCCAACAATACTTTTCCGGCAGAGTTTATTTATGACAATCTAATGGTGCAGAACAATGTGATTCATCAAGCATTTGTTCATGGCGTTAAGAAGTTGCTATTTTTAGGTTCCAGCTGCATTTATCCAAAACTGGCACCTCAGCCTATGGGCGAAGATGCGCTCTTGACTGGCAAGCTTGAGCCTACTAATGAGCCTTATGCTGTTGCCAAGATTGCGGGCATCAAAATGTGTGAGAGCTATAACCGTCAGTATGGCGAGTCTCATGGTGTGGATTATCGCTCAGTAATGCCAACCAATTTATATGGACCTGGCGACAATTACCACCCTGAAAATAGCCATGTGATTCCAGCGCTGATCCGCCGCTTTCATGAGGCTAAGATCAGCAATGCGCCCGAGGTGATGATTTGGGGTACTGGCACCCCTAGGCGCGAGTTCTTGTATGTTGATGATATGGCTGCAGCAAGCATCTTTGTGATGAATTTAGATAAGGCTATTTACGATCAGCACACCAGCCCGATGCAAAGTCACATTAATGTAGGCTTTGGTAGCGATGTCACGATTGATCAGGTAGCGCAAGCTATTTCTAAGGCGGTAGGTTACCAAGGTAAGATTAGTTTTGATCCTACTAAGCCTGATGGTGCTCCGCGCAAGTGGATGAATTCTTCACGCTTGAATCAATTGGGTTGGTCAGCCAAGATGTCATTAGATGAGGGTTTGACCCGGGCTTATGAAGCCTTTATTTCACTCTAA
- a CDS encoding DUF5672 family protein encodes MTKTHSCVTVVPVYKERPSKTEAYSLMQLRLLDVQNVTLMCPEGLDTSFYTELWPELSMERFPKNHFLSVQTYNDFLLDPAFYETFYPRYEWLFIYQLDAFLFENRIDHFCDLNYDYYGAPWRYGIVQYRFLFNRYRIKINRKRFYVGNGGFCLRKLASTIDLLYRKKGDITQTSFMEDVFFGYWGSRDPNFHTCPPKIAAEFSIETYPEYWIEVIGRMPMGTHNIERGGPEFGKAFYASILQERYSKLSQAFEQLNQL; translated from the coding sequence ATGACTAAAACCCATTCCTGCGTCACTGTCGTCCCAGTCTACAAAGAGAGGCCTAGTAAAACCGAGGCCTACTCCCTGATGCAGTTGCGACTTCTGGATGTTCAAAACGTCACCTTAATGTGCCCAGAGGGCTTAGATACCAGTTTTTATACTGAACTTTGGCCAGAGCTGAGTATGGAGCGCTTTCCCAAAAATCATTTTTTAAGCGTTCAAACCTATAACGATTTTTTACTGGACCCCGCCTTCTATGAAACCTTTTATCCCAGGTATGAGTGGTTATTCATCTACCAGCTTGATGCCTTCTTATTTGAAAACCGAATTGACCACTTTTGCGACCTGAATTACGACTATTACGGAGCTCCCTGGCGCTACGGAATAGTTCAATATCGCTTCTTATTTAACCGTTATCGAATAAAAATTAACCGCAAACGGTTTTATGTTGGCAATGGCGGCTTCTGCTTGCGCAAACTTGCTAGCACTATTGATCTTCTCTATCGGAAAAAAGGTGACATTACCCAAACTAGCTTTATGGAAGATGTCTTTTTTGGCTACTGGGGCTCAAGAGATCCAAATTTTCATACTTGCCCCCCTAAAATTGCAGCCGAATTCTCAATAGAGACCTATCCGGAGTATTGGATCGAAGTTATCGGCCGAATGCCTATGGGAACCCATAACATTGAAAGAGGAGGCCCCGAATTTGGTAAAGCGTTTTATGCTTCAATACTACAAGAGCGCTATTCAAAGCTCTCTCAAGCTTTTGAACAACTAAACCAACTATAG
- a CDS encoding FkbM family methyltransferase, whose translation MKPIRNALKQIMPPIFWGIGRQIKQFRKRNQKHYFSINGLDQKLEKHLPKMGGFFVELGANDGISQSNTLYFERYKGWSGVLIEPTPHNYLRCLANRSSSNHIYCNACVSFDYSDRFVEIVFANLMSSPVGLESDVEDPHTHAHSGKQFLDSTDQVFSFGAVAKTLNSVLLESKAPAQIDLLSLDVEGAEIEVLKGVDHNQFRFSYICIECRDLAKLSSYLGKFDYVMIEQLSGHDYLFRDQRLK comes from the coding sequence ATGAAACCTATCCGCAATGCTTTAAAGCAAATAATGCCACCCATCTTTTGGGGTATTGGTCGCCAGATTAAGCAATTTAGAAAAAGAAACCAAAAACATTATTTCAGCATCAATGGTTTGGATCAGAAGTTGGAAAAACATCTCCCAAAAATGGGCGGATTTTTTGTAGAGCTTGGTGCTAATGATGGCATCAGTCAGTCTAATACGCTTTATTTTGAGCGTTATAAAGGCTGGAGCGGGGTTTTAATTGAGCCTACGCCGCATAACTACTTAAGGTGCTTGGCTAATCGATCTAGCTCCAATCACATCTATTGCAATGCATGCGTCTCATTTGACTATAGCGACCGTTTTGTTGAAATTGTCTTTGCAAATCTCATGTCTAGCCCAGTGGGTTTGGAGTCTGATGTTGAGGATCCCCATACTCATGCGCACTCGGGCAAACAATTTTTGGACTCTACTGACCAAGTGTTTTCATTTGGTGCGGTTGCTAAAACATTAAACTCTGTTTTGCTGGAATCCAAAGCCCCCGCACAAATTGATCTTTTATCTCTTGATGTTGAGGGTGCTGAGATTGAGGTTCTTAAAGGGGTTGATCATAATCAATTTCGCTTTTCTTATATCTGCATAGAATGCCGAGATTTAGCAAAGCTTTCAAGTTATCTTGGTAAATTTGATTACGTAATGATTGAGCAGCTCAGCGGTCACGATTATTTATTTAGAGATCAGCGCTTAAAGTAA
- a CDS encoding HPP family protein: protein MRHTIEYWIKRCAFYFGGDQPFVSWPERLRSCAGAFVGLVLVFTVAKLLGDLSGIDEWLMASLGASALLVFALPGSPMAQPWAVIAGNTLSALIGISAAILVREPLLAMPLAASFSILGMFILRCLHPPAAAVALIAVLGHVVNYRYALFPVLIDSVLLVIAGAIYSNLTGKPYPNRPN from the coding sequence ATGAGACATACAATTGAATACTGGATTAAGCGCTGCGCTTTTTATTTTGGTGGCGATCAACCTTTTGTGAGTTGGCCCGAACGCTTACGTTCTTGTGCTGGCGCTTTTGTAGGTTTGGTATTGGTATTCACGGTTGCCAAATTGCTAGGTGATCTCAGTGGCATTGATGAGTGGTTGATGGCGTCCCTGGGGGCAAGTGCGCTTTTGGTCTTTGCGTTACCAGGAAGCCCTATGGCGCAGCCTTGGGCGGTTATAGCCGGCAATACCTTATCTGCCTTAATTGGAATTAGTGCCGCAATCTTGGTGAGGGAGCCTTTGCTTGCAATGCCATTGGCAGCGAGTTTCTCTATTTTGGGAATGTTCATCCTGCGGTGCCTGCATCCGCCGGCTGCTGCAGTAGCGCTGATTGCAGTACTCGGACATGTAGTTAATTACCGCTACGCTCTGTTCCCGGTGCTGATTGATTCTGTTTTATTAGTCATAGCCGGTGCTATTTATAGCAATTTGACTGGAAAGCCCTACCCAAATAGGCCTAATTGA